The Candidatus Nanopelagicus abundans genome includes a region encoding these proteins:
- a CDS encoding endonuclease/exonuclease/phosphatase family protein, translated as MVVAPAQKMRVISWNLLHGQVIPPLAEQDWQQNLISSAKDVAKHFQPDFISLQEVDYLQPRSGNINQTKLIAESMGLKYWYYLPALLGTPGSRWQKVKNLEPGIISQNTNNPSPNTSYGIGFATSVPIKKIYTKALGRSIIGMPLLIPKDNGKGARFIYVKDEPRVALIAELENGLTIATTHLSFVPFVNVFQLNRLIIALKKLSGVPVLVGDLNLPANIPSKLSGFKSVISQSTYPSWKPKIQFDYIMVANNQEVQATPFSTIKPNISDHVPIGVELNF; from the coding sequence ATGGTTGTCGCCCCCGCCCAAAAGATGAGAGTGATCTCCTGGAACCTTTTACATGGCCAGGTGATTCCGCCATTGGCAGAGCAGGACTGGCAGCAAAATTTAATATCTTCAGCTAAAGATGTTGCTAAACACTTCCAACCTGATTTCATATCCTTACAAGAGGTTGATTACCTGCAACCACGATCTGGAAATATTAATCAAACAAAATTAATAGCTGAAAGCATGGGACTTAAGTACTGGTATTACTTACCAGCCTTGCTTGGAACACCTGGTAGTAGATGGCAGAAAGTAAAGAATTTAGAGCCAGGAATAATTTCACAAAATACAAATAATCCAAGTCCTAACACAAGTTATGGAATTGGATTTGCTACAAGTGTTCCAATTAAAAAGATATACACAAAAGCTTTAGGCAGATCAATTATTGGTATGCCGCTCTTAATACCTAAAGATAATGGTAAAGGAGCTAGATTTATTTACGTTAAAGATGAACCAAGAGTGGCGTTAATTGCTGAACTAGAAAACGGTCTAACAATTGCTACTACTCATCTATCTTTTGTTCCTTTTGTTAATGTATTTCAACTAAATCGATTGATTATTGCTCTAAAGAAATTATCAGGAGTACCGGTATTAGTTGGTGATCTAAATCTACCCGCTAATATTCCTTCAAAATTAAGCGGTTTTAAATCAGTTATATCCCAATCAACCTACCCAAGTTGGAAGCCAAAGATTCAATTTGATTACATTATGGTGGCAAATAATCAAGAAGTTCAAGCTACCCCGTTTTCAACAATTAAACCTAATATTTCAGATCATGTACCAATTGGTGTTGAGTTAAACTTCTAA
- a CDS encoding M48 family metallopeptidase has protein sequence MVDNFEQQILFTDILPTVSEISARKKKLEANLPPHLPAYRVIRKERRRRSASAYRQGGVIEIHIPAKMSRRQEIEIIPEMISMVLRREARERKTDLQLMQIGIELLTQYLPEFDTHPASINWRNMNERWGSCTTVDKTIRISDRLVGSPSYVLNYIIFHELIHLQVPNHDSDFYNYLGRYTEAAKAEAFLEGFELGCQSSGSGVIPAVNI, from the coding sequence ATGGTGGATAACTTTGAACAACAAATCCTTTTTACAGATATTTTGCCCACCGTGTCTGAAATCTCTGCGCGTAAGAAAAAACTTGAGGCAAATCTGCCACCTCACCTACCAGCGTATCGAGTAATTCGCAAAGAACGGCGGCGAAGAAGTGCCTCGGCCTATCGCCAGGGTGGGGTAATTGAGATTCATATCCCAGCCAAGATGAGTAGGCGCCAGGAGATTGAAATAATTCCTGAGATGATCTCTATGGTGCTGCGCCGTGAGGCCCGCGAGCGCAAAACCGATCTACAGCTCATGCAAATTGGTATTGAACTACTAACCCAGTACCTGCCTGAATTTGATACTCATCCCGCCAGTATTAATTGGCGCAATATGAATGAGCGCTGGGGCTCCTGCACCACAGTTGATAAAACTATTCGAATCTCAGATCGATTAGTTGGCTCACCTTCCTATGTTTTAAATTACATAATTTTTCATGAGCTAATTCATTTACAAGTTCCAAACCATGACAGTGATTTCTATAATTATTTAGGCAGATATACCGAAGCAGCAAAAGCTGAGGCCTTTTTAGAGGGCTTTGAACTTGGTTGCCAAAGTAGTGGATCTGGAGTGATACCGGCGGTAAATATCTAG
- a CDS encoding zinc-dependent metalloprotease, giving the protein MGFGFGPNDGQPDFEALLKQFSEMGVDANTLAGAKSFLENMQSPNEQNLITVAAIRETAKQIITAKGDLPIGQSDQQKLSESLKIANTWLDTEILFPASTLPTQSACSKRDWLDNTVSSWQHLFEPLALGMGDALSSVISSTSSALPTEFMGSENNSPAQQEMMKAMFARLLRGFMGSLIATQLGQGVGLLANSITGANDVAIPLQNGAEVAHLIPQNIAQWSDGLGIDPEQVGIYLSLREAAAARLFANNKWLSKYIQDVITAYGKGISIDVESITRQAEEAMASGEIDINNPNAINIALNSGLFTPQQTPAQELALTKLEMALALIEGWIDHVISEVASERMPAFNALIENSRRRRATNSPMQQIFATLLALEVSPRKMREASAFWSEVKQLRGTDGRDKCWQDAAFLPMPDDLKDVKAFLDSVTVPDDLSGLL; this is encoded by the coding sequence ATGGGTTTTGGATTTGGCCCTAATGATGGGCAACCAGATTTTGAGGCGCTGCTTAAGCAGTTCTCAGAAATGGGAGTTGATGCTAATACCCTTGCTGGTGCTAAGTCATTTTTAGAAAATATGCAATCGCCTAATGAACAAAATTTAATTACCGTTGCAGCAATTAGAGAAACAGCAAAACAAATAATTACCGCAAAGGGTGACCTGCCAATTGGCCAATCTGATCAACAAAAACTAAGTGAATCGTTAAAAATTGCTAATACTTGGTTAGATACCGAGATACTTTTCCCAGCATCAACTCTTCCAACGCAGAGTGCATGTTCAAAGCGTGATTGGCTTGATAACACTGTTTCTAGTTGGCAGCACCTATTTGAACCGCTGGCGCTAGGGATGGGTGATGCGCTCTCTAGTGTGATATCTAGTACCTCATCTGCTCTACCTACTGAGTTTATGGGCTCTGAAAACAACAGCCCGGCGCAACAAGAAATGATGAAGGCTATGTTTGCGCGGCTTCTTCGCGGTTTTATGGGCAGTTTAATTGCAACTCAACTTGGCCAAGGTGTTGGACTTCTAGCTAATTCAATCACTGGCGCAAATGATGTGGCAATCCCCCTACAAAATGGCGCAGAGGTAGCTCATTTAATTCCACAAAACATAGCGCAATGGTCAGATGGCCTTGGAATTGATCCAGAACAGGTTGGTATTTATTTATCACTAAGGGAAGCAGCTGCGGCTCGCTTATTTGCTAATAATAAATGGTTATCAAAATATATCCAAGATGTGATCACTGCCTATGGCAAGGGGATAAGTATTGATGTTGAATCAATTACTCGCCAAGCTGAAGAGGCGATGGCAAGTGGTGAGATTGATATCAATAATCCAAATGCAATTAATATTGCTTTAAATTCTGGATTATTCACACCTCAACAAACACCAGCTCAAGAGCTAGCATTAACTAAATTAGAGATGGCGCTGGCATTAATTGAAGGTTGGATTGATCATGTAATTTCTGAAGTAGCGAGTGAGCGGATGCCAGCATTTAATGCATTAATTGAAAACTCACGCAGAAGGCGGGCTACTAACTCACCAATGCAACAGATATTTGCAACTTTACTAGCGCTAGAGGTTTCGCCAAGAAAAATGCGCGAAGCATCTGCATTTTGGAGTGAGGTAAAACAATTACGGGGTACTGATGGCCGCGATAAATGTTGGCAAGATGCTGCATTCTTGCCAATGCCAGATGATTTAAAAGATGTAAAGGCATTTTTAGATAGCGTAACTGTCCCAGATGATCTTTCTGGGTTGCTTTAA
- a CDS encoding WhiB family transcriptional regulator, translating to MTVLFSELLIPGWAEGPTAKIGLADVTWAYGQAPVISYTDYSKNSTPTSTVATSFKAKGEYKRADNPFQPEINQNVQMLSLPCHSADPELFFNDSAEVVAQAKALCGSCPMKAKCLQGALSRAEPCGVWGGELFDEGQVIQSKRSPGRPAKVAAAS from the coding sequence ATGACCGTTCTCTTCAGCGAACTACTTATCCCTGGTTGGGCCGAGGGCCCAACTGCAAAAATTGGCTTAGCAGATGTCACCTGGGCTTATGGACAAGCTCCAGTCATCTCCTATACCGACTACAGCAAAAACTCAACGCCAACTTCAACAGTTGCTACGAGCTTTAAAGCTAAGGGTGAATACAAGCGCGCTGATAATCCTTTCCAACCTGAGATTAATCAAAATGTGCAGATGCTATCCCTACCCTGTCACAGCGCTGATCCTGAGCTCTTCTTTAATGACAGTGCTGAGGTAGTTGCCCAAGCTAAGGCGCTTTGTGGCTCCTGCCCAATGAAGGCGAAGTGTTTGCAAGGCGCTCTCTCCAGGGCTGAACCATGTGGGGTCTGGGGCGGTGAGTTATTTGATGAAGGTCAAGTAATTCAAAGCAAGAGATCACCAGGGCGGCCAGCAAAGGTGGCGGCGGCAAGTTAA
- a CDS encoding PDZ domain-containing protein, translating into MKSLLPVKPTLPTPSRLIFILLIIAAFFLPSPYVILSPGNPQNILGSAITISGTKVYPTTGKLSVTSVLVTDPDSYITGFDVLYGWIDKNRVVLPRAQVYPEGESAAESVKIGADEMSGSQINATAAALDHLGYKNEATLVIVEVNKKSNVVGNFVAGDQIISVNNKIYDSSAQIMDYLDQKKPGDLISIKVLRAGKEIISREIKLSARDDGSAFIGINIQSQFDFPFDVKIKLAETGGPSGGLIFALGIVDKLTSQDLVRYRNIAGTGTITTDGRVGPIGGIAEKIIGAKKAGVELFLTPIENCSDIANEEKVASSSDKKVMKIVPVATLNEAISVLKLPAGAKYPSCLDTFQ; encoded by the coding sequence ATGAAATCCCTACTTCCAGTAAAACCAACTCTGCCTACTCCTAGTAGGTTAATTTTTATTTTATTAATAATTGCCGCCTTCTTCCTGCCTTCTCCTTATGTAATCCTTTCACCAGGAAATCCACAAAATATTTTAGGCTCAGCTATAACTATTTCAGGAACGAAGGTTTATCCCACTACCGGAAAATTATCTGTTACCTCAGTATTAGTTACTGATCCAGATTCTTATATAACTGGATTTGATGTTTTATATGGCTGGATAGATAAAAACCGAGTAGTACTACCGCGGGCGCAGGTTTATCCTGAGGGTGAAAGCGCTGCTGAGTCTGTCAAAATCGGCGCCGATGAGATGTCTGGTTCACAAATAAATGCAACTGCTGCAGCCCTTGATCACTTAGGCTATAAAAACGAAGCTACGTTAGTGATTGTTGAAGTTAATAAGAAAAGTAATGTCGTTGGAAATTTTGTGGCAGGAGATCAAATTATCTCAGTTAATAATAAAATCTATGACTCTTCAGCACAGATTATGGATTATTTGGATCAAAAAAAGCCAGGGGATTTGATTTCGATAAAGGTGCTGCGGGCAGGTAAAGAGATTATTAGTCGAGAAATAAAACTATCCGCTAGAGATGACGGATCAGCATTTATTGGCATTAACATTCAATCTCAATTTGATTTCCCATTTGATGTGAAAATTAAATTAGCAGAGACCGGTGGGCCAAGTGGTGGCTTAATTTTTGCTCTTGGTATTGTTGATAAATTAACTTCGCAAGATTTAGTTCGTTATCGAAATATCGCTGGCACTGGAACGATTACTACCGATGGCAGAGTTGGCCCAATCGGAGGAATTGCTGAGAAAATTATTGGAGCGAAAAAAGCTGGGGTTGAGTTATTTTTAACTCCAATTGAAAACTGTAGTGATATCGCTAATGAGGAAAAGGTGGCTAGTAGTAGTGATAAAAAGGTGATGAAAATTGTGCCCGTCGCCACACTTAATGAGGCGATATCTGTACTTAAACTGCCAGCGGGCGCCAAGTATCCAAGCTGTTTGGATACTTTTCAATAA
- a CDS encoding ATP-dependent helicase — protein sequence MAIDNAAILADLDPDQISVVSAIRGPVCVIAGAGTGKTRVITNRIAYAINAGVTDPTKVLALTFTAKAAGEMRSRLRTLGISNAAARTFHSAALKQLLYFWPYAFGGQFPTLLTTKSGFISQAISRAEVAMPASVNALREIAGEIEWAKVLEISPDNYQEEAIASNRSVRLPNNKSENENLAMISQVYEAYESLKKQERCLDFEDVLLLTVGMLEEDRGVRERVRDQYRYFTVDEYQDVSPLQQRLLNLWLGNREEICVVGDAAQTIYSFAGASSNFLLTFKNRFPNAQVFRLTRGYRCTPEIINAANQILRQGNLVSDHGSELQSANEHGDKPKVNGFNSASDEIAYVSSEVEKLIKSQVDSSDIAILARTNAQLDQVKSSLNNLKITSQIRSGEKFFDRVDVRDAMRVIRSASVLPSEIGDWYADLESVLRPFGEADYVISFLKLAKSIKENGGTNMRAFLREIEDRAEQNNPPTLPGVTLATLHSAKGLEWKHLFLIGVSDGVLPMGNDLNEERRLFYVGVTRAKEKIQITYAGKPSVFLEQFN from the coding sequence ATGGCAATAGATAATGCAGCCATACTCGCTGACTTAGATCCTGATCAAATTTCAGTTGTTAGCGCTATTAGAGGACCAGTTTGTGTAATTGCAGGAGCTGGTACTGGAAAAACTAGAGTTATTACAAACCGGATTGCCTATGCAATTAATGCTGGCGTAACTGATCCAACAAAGGTATTAGCACTTACCTTTACTGCAAAAGCAGCAGGTGAGATGAGATCTCGGCTTAGAACACTTGGAATATCAAATGCTGCGGCAAGAACATTTCACTCAGCTGCATTAAAACAACTTTTATACTTTTGGCCATACGCATTTGGTGGGCAATTTCCAACCTTACTAACAACAAAATCAGGGTTCATCAGCCAGGCTATTTCAAGAGCTGAGGTGGCAATGCCAGCAAGTGTTAACGCACTGCGCGAGATTGCTGGTGAAATCGAATGGGCAAAGGTTTTAGAAATATCACCTGATAACTATCAAGAAGAAGCGATCGCAAGTAATAGATCAGTTAGGTTGCCAAATAATAAAAGTGAGAATGAGAACCTGGCGATGATTTCGCAAGTTTATGAAGCCTATGAATCACTTAAAAAACAGGAGCGGTGCTTAGATTTTGAAGATGTACTTTTACTTACTGTTGGGATGTTAGAAGAGGACAGAGGCGTTAGGGAGCGGGTAAGAGATCAATACCGCTACTTCACAGTTGATGAGTATCAGGATGTTTCACCCCTTCAGCAGCGATTACTAAATCTTTGGCTTGGAAATCGTGAGGAAATATGTGTAGTTGGCGATGCTGCGCAAACTATCTACTCATTTGCTGGGGCTAGCTCAAACTTTTTACTTACATTTAAAAACCGATTCCCAAACGCGCAAGTTTTCCGGCTAACCCGCGGCTATCGCTGTACCCCAGAGATAATTAATGCTGCCAATCAAATTCTGCGCCAGGGTAATCTAGTTAGTGATCATGGCAGTGAGCTGCAATCTGCCAATGAACATGGTGATAAGCCGAAGGTAAATGGCTTTAATTCAGCCTCTGATGAGATCGCATATGTTAGCTCTGAGGTTGAAAAGCTGATTAAAAGCCAGGTAGATAGTTCTGATATCGCAATTTTGGCTAGAACCAATGCTCAATTAGATCAGGTTAAGTCCTCCCTTAATAATTTAAAGATCACTAGCCAAATTAGATCAGGTGAGAAGTTCTTTGATCGAGTAGATGTTAGAGATGCGATGCGAGTGATTAGAAGTGCCTCAGTATTACCCTCAGAAATAGGTGATTGGTATGCCGATCTAGAATCGGTGCTGCGTCCATTTGGTGAGGCTGATTATGTAATTAGCTTTTTAAAGCTGGCTAAAAGCATTAAAGAAAATGGTGGCACAAATATGCGGGCCTTTTTGCGAGAGATTGAGGACCGGGCTGAGCAAAATAACCCACCTACATTGCCTGGGGTAACGCTAGCTACATTACATAGTGCTAAAGGACTTGAATGGAAGCACCTGTTTTTAATTGGAGTCTCAGATGGTGTATTACCTATGGGTAATGATTTAAATGAAGAGCGCCGCCTTTTTTATGTGGGAGTTACTCGGGCTAAAGAGAAAATTCAGATTACCTATGCTGGTAAACCCAGCGTATTTTTAGAGCAATTTAATTAA
- the nudC gene encoding NAD(+) diphosphatase → MASNKPLKLPLAVAEVDRSAHLRSDEAYIKSAWPNALVLQFISEKFVSHSNQLTFVKGASLGEYDSQSDYFLGVKDGENFFLRHISNQTSNLEFKSLREIGSYLSPRDIGLAVHAQGLANWHSKHPRCSLCGGPTAVVLAGAVRRCSADQSEHYPRTDGAIIVLIKDDKDQVLLGRQKIWPKHRFSTFAGFVEPGESFEHCVIREVREEAGVELTKINYLGSQPWPFPASLMIAFEAVTNTPELARADGDEIEEIRWFSREDMKAAIADKSLILPLEISVARQMIKAWYGDGAEKDLVGDQSWQ, encoded by the coding sequence ATGGCCTCAAATAAACCACTTAAACTGCCGCTAGCAGTAGCTGAGGTCGATCGATCTGCTCATCTGCGAAGTGATGAGGCATACATTAAATCTGCTTGGCCAAATGCATTGGTACTGCAATTTATATCAGAGAAATTTGTGTCACATTCGAATCAATTAACTTTTGTAAAAGGAGCAAGCCTGGGTGAGTATGACTCCCAGAGTGATTATTTTTTAGGTGTTAAAGATGGTGAGAATTTTTTCCTTCGCCACATTAGTAACCAAACATCAAATTTAGAATTTAAGAGCTTGCGCGAAATTGGTTCTTATTTATCACCAAGAGATATTGGTTTAGCAGTTCATGCTCAAGGGCTAGCTAATTGGCATAGTAAACATCCAAGGTGTTCATTATGTGGTGGCCCTACCGCCGTGGTTTTGGCAGGCGCCGTAAGAAGATGCTCAGCAGATCAAAGTGAGCATTACCCGCGGACTGATGGGGCAATAATTGTTTTAATTAAAGATGATAAAGATCAAGTTTTGCTGGGCCGGCAGAAAATTTGGCCAAAACATCGCTTCTCAACCTTTGCCGGTTTTGTTGAGCCAGGTGAATCATTTGAGCATTGCGTAATCAGGGAAGTTAGAGAGGAAGCTGGAGTTGAGTTAACAAAAATAAACTACCTAGGATCACAGCCTTGGCCATTTCCTGCATCCTTAATGATTGCCTTTGAAGCGGTAACAAATACACCAGAGCTTGCGCGAGCAGATGGGGATGAGATTGAAGAGATCCGCTGGTTTAGCCGAGAAGATATGAAGGCGGCTATTGCTGATAAATCTTTAATACTTCCACTTGAGATAAGTGTGGCGCGGCAAATGATTAAAGCTTGGTATGGCGATGGGGCAGAAAAGGATTTAGTTGGTGATCAGTCATGGCAATAG
- a CDS encoding DUF5679 domain-containing protein translates to MAEEYKGEAYCVKCKEKRAFEGHVKVSDSGRRMAQGICPVCGTKVNRILGKA, encoded by the coding sequence ATGGCTGAAGAATACAAGGGTGAGGCTTACTGCGTTAAGTGCAAAGAGAAGCGCGCTTTTGAAGGACATGTAAAGGTCTCTGATTCAGGTCGCCGAATGGCGCAAGGAATTTGCCCAGTTTGTGGCACAAAGGTAAATCGTATTCTTGGTAAGGCTTAA
- a CDS encoding UPF0182 family protein — translation MSSSGFGGGGFNRNNNPFGGSGFGGNFPNPFKNQGGGRRRISPLTITFVVLFILASVLVSLSGFYADLLWFRSVDFVNVWQTTLFTKAYLFIGFGLVTAAFITANIYIAFRRRPMYVPVAVEADNLERYRAQLEPVRKFVGIGIFLVLFYFAGSSATRLWQEWLLFRNATEFGVVDPQFGKDVSFFAFKLPMWQSLIGWGISTIVLAILASAAVHYIYGGIRTQVKEDRTTVTARVQLSILLGLLVLLKSVAYWFDRYALTLKEGRLITGLTYSDVNALLPAKSILAAIAAVCSLLFFANIIRKSWLLPTAGVALMVIASVLIAGVYPAAIQQFQVKPSESTKEAPFIQKNIDATRLAYGIDDVEVIDYQATVSTSAGQLANDAATIANIRLMDPNVLSATFRQLQQIKPYYSFADSLDIDRYVINGKERDMVVSVRELNIEGNPSRNWINDHLVYTHGFGMVGAYGNAVDADGKPSFTVGDIPPTKGLGEFEPRVYFGENVPDYSIIGGPATSDPVELDYPDDKSANGQKNYTYTGKGGVPMGSIFSRLLFAIKYQEQRIVLSNLINSESKILFDRNPRVRVAKVAPWLTLDGDPYPTIVDGKILWIIDGYTTSAGYPNSRKVNLANTADALAVRSNAVSTLANQDVNYIRNSVKATVDAYDGTVTLYQWDEADPVLATWSKAFPNSVKPKSEISPDLLSHIRYPEDMFKVQRDILSAYHVKTADAFYGGQDFWRVPLDPSSFGSNSGNQPPYYLTMQIPGQKKPTFSLYTPFVPRGGRENLTALAVVNSDARDDYGKITVLQLPRSTNIAGPSQVSSNFEAKPDVATSLSLLRQGGADVVLGNLLTLPVGNGLLYVQPVYVRATGNTAAYPLLQKVLVSFGDQIGFSETLQGALDQVFGGSAGTTVTNNQSDTPTKDGTGSSQAIKSAIASLQSAYADLEAAQKRLDGAAEDKARARVKAAIAALISAQNR, via the coding sequence ATGAGTTCTTCCGGCTTTGGCGGTGGCGGTTTTAATAGAAACAACAACCCATTTGGTGGATCGGGCTTTGGAGGTAATTTCCCAAATCCCTTTAAAAATCAAGGTGGTGGCCGCCGGCGAATTAGTCCACTGACTATTACTTTTGTAGTTCTATTTATTTTAGCGAGTGTTTTAGTTTCACTTAGCGGTTTCTATGCTGATTTACTCTGGTTTAGATCTGTAGATTTTGTAAATGTTTGGCAAACAACTTTATTTACCAAGGCGTATTTGTTTATCGGTTTTGGATTAGTAACTGCAGCCTTTATTACGGCAAATATTTATATCGCTTTTCGCCGCCGTCCGATGTATGTGCCAGTTGCAGTTGAAGCAGATAATTTAGAGCGCTACCGCGCACAATTAGAACCAGTTCGTAAATTTGTCGGGATTGGAATATTTCTAGTCCTTTTTTATTTTGCAGGAAGTTCAGCAACTAGGCTTTGGCAAGAGTGGTTACTATTTAGAAATGCAACAGAGTTTGGCGTAGTTGATCCACAATTTGGTAAAGATGTTTCATTTTTCGCTTTTAAACTACCAATGTGGCAATCATTAATTGGTTGGGGTATATCAACAATAGTTTTGGCAATTCTTGCCTCTGCGGCAGTTCACTATATTTACGGTGGCATTCGTACTCAGGTTAAAGAAGATCGAACTACAGTTACCGCCAGAGTTCAGCTCTCAATTTTACTTGGGCTACTTGTGTTACTTAAATCTGTTGCATACTGGTTTGATCGCTATGCATTAACTTTAAAAGAGGGCAGATTAATTACTGGTCTTACCTATAGCGATGTAAATGCATTATTGCCAGCTAAATCAATTCTGGCAGCAATTGCAGCAGTATGTTCATTGCTATTTTTTGCCAACATAATTCGCAAATCATGGCTACTGCCTACAGCAGGTGTAGCGCTTATGGTGATTGCATCAGTTTTAATTGCTGGTGTTTACCCAGCAGCGATTCAGCAATTCCAAGTTAAGCCATCTGAATCAACAAAAGAGGCGCCGTTTATTCAAAAGAATATTGATGCAACTCGCCTTGCTTACGGTATAGATGATGTTGAAGTAATTGATTATCAAGCCACCGTGTCTACATCAGCTGGTCAGCTAGCAAATGACGCTGCAACTATTGCCAATATTCGCTTGATGGATCCAAATGTTTTGTCAGCAACCTTTAGACAACTTCAACAAATTAAGCCTTACTATAGTTTTGCTGACTCACTAGATATTGATCGCTACGTGATTAATGGTAAAGAGCGAGATATGGTGGTTTCAGTTCGTGAGTTAAATATTGAAGGCAATCCATCTCGAAATTGGATTAATGATCACCTTGTATACACTCATGGATTTGGAATGGTTGGAGCTTATGGAAACGCAGTGGATGCAGATGGAAAACCATCATTTACTGTTGGGGATATCCCACCTACAAAAGGATTAGGCGAGTTTGAACCACGAGTTTATTTTGGTGAAAATGTTCCTGATTACTCAATTATTGGTGGACCAGCAACAAGTGATCCAGTTGAATTAGATTACCCAGATGATAAATCTGCAAATGGTCAAAAGAATTACACCTATACCGGCAAAGGCGGCGTGCCAATGGGTTCCATTTTCTCACGCTTGCTATTTGCAATTAAATATCAAGAGCAGAGAATTGTTTTATCTAATTTAATTAATTCTGAATCTAAGATTTTATTTGATCGAAATCCCCGAGTTCGGGTCGCAAAAGTTGCTCCATGGCTCACTTTAGATGGAGATCCATACCCTACAATTGTTGACGGCAAGATCTTATGGATAATTGATGGCTATACGACAAGTGCTGGATATCCAAACTCTAGAAAAGTAAATTTAGCTAATACCGCAGATGCACTTGCTGTTAGGTCAAATGCTGTTTCTACATTAGCTAACCAAGACGTTAATTACATTCGCAACTCTGTCAAAGCCACTGTAGATGCCTACGATGGCACCGTAACCCTGTACCAGTGGGACGAGGCTGATCCAGTATTAGCCACATGGAGCAAAGCGTTTCCAAATAGCGTTAAGCCAAAGAGTGAAATCTCCCCAGACCTACTTTCACACATAAGATATCCAGAGGACATGTTTAAAGTTCAACGCGATATTTTAAGTGCTTACCATGTGAAAACAGCAGACGCGTTTTATGGTGGTCAAGACTTTTGGCGTGTACCACTTGATCCATCTAGCTTTGGATCAAATTCCGGAAATCAGCCACCTTATTACTTAACCATGCAGATTCCAGGTCAAAAGAAACCAACCTTCTCCTTGTATACGCCATTTGTGCCACGTGGTGGGCGTGAAAACTTAACTGCACTAGCAGTTGTTAATTCAGATGCCAGAGATGATTACGGAAAGATCACCGTTTTACAACTTCCTCGTTCTACAAATATCGCAGGCCCATCACAGGTTTCATCTAATTTTGAAGCAAAACCTGATGTTGCAACCTCACTATCACTACTTCGCCAAGGTGGCGCTGATGTAGTTCTTGGAAACTTATTAACTTTGCCAGTCGGTAATGGTTTGCTATATGTGCAACCAGTTTATGTGCGAGCAACTGGAAATACCGCTGCCTACCCACTATTACAAAAAGTACTAGTTTCATTTGGTGATCAAATTGGATTTAGTGAAACTCTGCAAGGTGCTCTTGATCAAGTATTTGGTGGTAGTGCAGGTACAACTGTCACAAATAACCAGTCCGATACTCCAACAAAAGATGGCACTGGTAGTAGTCAAGCAATTAAATCTGCAATTGCTTCTTTGCAATCAGCATATGCAGATTTAGAAGCAGCACAAAAGCGTTTAGATGGTGCTGCTGAAGATAAAGCTAGAGCACGAGTTAAAGCTGCAATCGCTGCATTAATTTCCGCGCAAAACAGATAA